From Cuculus canorus isolate bCucCan1 chromosome W, bCucCan1.pri, whole genome shotgun sequence:
tcCCGATATTTGTTGGAGGGACAGCACAGCATGGcataagcaatccaggaggttcctggaatgCGTTGATGATAacttctttctccaaatgaTAGAAGAGCTGATGAGAAGAGGTTCgatgctggaccttgttctcatcaacaaggaagggctggtggggaatgtgaagctcaagggagttcaagatccttagaACAGCAAGGAGGATGCACAGCAAACTCACTATTCTGGACTTTAGGAGAGCAGACTTCggcctcttcagggatctgcttggtaggGCACCATGGGATAAATCCCTGGAAGGGAAAGAGGCCCAAGAAATCTGTTTAATATGCAAGGATCAACACCTCCAAGCTCAGGAGCgatgcatcccaacaaagaggaaggcaggcaaAAATGCCAagaggcctgcatggatgaacaaggaactcctggacaaacttaaacTCATAAAAGAAGCctgcagagggtggaagcaagggaGACTAGGGAGAATGCGAGCCCTCTTCGGAAGGAAACAAGAGACATTGTTGctcaggatatggagaaggctgaggtactcaatgaattttttgcctcagtcttcactggcaagggCTCAAGTCACATTGAccaagtcacagaaggcaaagacaaGGATTAGGAGATCGAAGAACCACCTAATGTAGGAGTTCAGGATCAGGTGTGAGACTATCTAAGGAACCAGAAGGTTCACAGGTgcatgggacctgatgagatgcatccgcatgtcctgagggaactgatagatgaagttgctaagccactatacatcatatttgagaagtcatggcagtctggtgaagtGCCCACTGactgaacaaaggaaaatataactctcatttttgaaaaaggaaaaaaggaagacccagggaactacaggccagtcagtccCAGatctgtgcctggcaagatcgTGGAGCAGATCCTACTGCAAACTCTGCTGAGTCATGtggaaaataaagaggtgaTTTGTGGCAGcaaacatggcttcactaaagGCTTCACTAAAGGCAAATCGTGCCTGACAAATTTGATGGCTGTCTATGACAGggctacagcattggtggataaaggaagagtaaccaacatcatctacctggacttgtgcaaagcatttgacagtgtcccacatgacattcttgtctctaaattggagagacatggatttgaccgatggaccacttggtggataagaaattggctgAATGGTCACACTCAAGGAGTTGTGGTCAAAGgttcaatgtccaagtggagactggtgatgagtggagttcctcaggggTCGGTATTGGGtccagtgttgtttaacatctttgttacagacatggacagtgggattgagggcaccctcagcaagtttgacAATGACAGCAAGCTCTGTGACACGGTCAtcatgctggagggaagggatgacatccagagggaccatgacaggcttgagaggtgggcctgtgcgaacctcatgaagttcaacatggccaaatgcaaggtgctgcacctgggttggggcaatcccaagcacaattacaggctgggcagagagtgcattgagagcagccctgaagagaaagacttgggggtgctggtggatgagaatcTCAGAtgacaatgtgtgcttgcagcccagaaagccaaccatatcctgggctgcataaaaagaagtgtgatcTGCAGATTGacggaggtgattctgcctctctactctgctctcgtgagacctcacctggagtcctgccttcatttctggagttctcagcacaggaaggacacggatctaTCTGTTAGAGTGTAGCAGAGGAGGCATGGACTTCATTTGAGGTGCAAACAAAATCGTTTATTGAGTGAAAGTACAAGGCTTATATACCCTAATCTGGCTTGTTAGCAGCTACCCCAGTAAAATTCCACTATTCCCGTTCTCATGACTTCATAGAGATAAAGACAAGAACTGCAGCTAGAGATGTACACCTTATCTCTTTGttatgctttctgcttctttgcttCTCACACACTTCACCAGTATCCCACGAGTACAGCTAATGATTCCAAGGACTTTAAGCTAGCTAGCAAGCTTCAGACCAATGGCCACTCGGTCTGTGCTTGCTTCTGATATCGTAGCATACATACTGCATTGGCATAAACACAACAGTGGAATCTTTAAGTCTGTACCAATTCAGGGACAGACTCTTCTCTCATCAAGTTCAAACCcaaacatgctttctcccatattAGAGcaagtctagaggaggccacaaagacgaaccaagggctggagcacctcctatacaaggacaggctgagagagcaggggttgttaagcctggagaaggctccggggagaccttatagcagccttccagtactgaaaggggcctacaagaaagctggggagaggctcttgatcagagagtgcaggaataggatgagggggaatggttttaagctgaaagaggggagatttagatgagatcttaggaagattttttttactgtgagggtggtgaggcactggcacagattgcccagagaagtcgtggatgccccatccctaaaGGTGTTCAGgcccaggttggatgaggctttgagcaacctgacctagtgggaagtgtccctgcccatggcagggggtggaactggatgagctttaaggtcccttccaactcgacCCATTCTATGATAACTCAGAAAGAGTTATGATAGAAATGTATCTATTAGCAGCGAAGAGATTTCCACTCTAAAGAGCTTGTAAATCCAGTGGAGTAGTAGAGCCTCTTTTATATCTAAATATCACATATTTCACTGCTATCAGAAATAATGTGGCTAACAGGACCAAGGGAGTGATCGTGCACCTGTACCCAGCACttgtgaggccacacctcaaagcccatgttcagttttgggcccctcagtacaagaaggacatagaggtgctggagcgtgtccaaagaagagTAACAATGCTAGTGAAGGGACTGGAGACCAAGTctttatgaggagtggctgaaggaactggtaTTGTTTATTCTGgtgaagaggagactgaggggagtCCTTATCATCCTCTGCAActacccgaaaggaggttgtaccaaggtgggtgttggtctcttcttccaactgacaggtgataggatgagaggaattggcttcaagttgtgccaggggaggttcagattggatattagaaaaactttttttactgaaagtataaagcattggaacaggctgcccagggaagtggtggagtcacagtccctggaggtgttcaaaaaacgtgtagacatggcactttgggatatagtttagtaggtgtggtgatgttgggctgacagttggacttgatgatcttagaggtgaTCTTCTGGATTAGTTAGTCTTGataaggtcttttccaaccttaataattccatgattctatcttttcttcttctgggaCTGCTAGGTATCTAGAAGAATTTATCCACTTAAGATGACTGTGATACATCTTAAGCCTTCAAATGGATGATGGCCAAAATGTGTCCCTGCTTGGAACTGTccttatcttaaaaaaaacccacaatgaCAGATTTTCCAGGCGTAGTTGGCACTGGATATTGAGAACAGCTCAGCTCCTAAAACATGGCCAAATACTGTGTGTCTAAATGGCATTTGATCTCTTCTTGGACATCCATCTCTGAATGTACAAGCCCATATTTATCTCCTCTCCTGCAGATAGCATGCTGAGCTAATGAGTTGCAGTGCACTCATCCTCTTGCTATATTGTTCTTGCCAtcaaatttttttgttttgaaagtttGCAAAATAATGGAAGTCCAGACTCTGTCTGCTGTTGACCTTTTCAGTGTCAGCAATCGTGTTTTTGTCATTAAGTTTAGAGCTAGCTAGCTCTGTTCCTACATCCCCAGCACACCCCTACAGTAGGCTATGGAGTCCTCCCatccaagtggggtctcaccagagcaaagtaggagaatcacctcccaagacctgctggccacacttcttttgatgcagcccaggatacagttggccttctgggctgcaagtgcacattgccggcttatgtccagtttttcatccaccagtatccccaagACTTTCTCTTCAGGGATGCTCACAATCAATTGAGCAGCCAGTCTGTATTGATACtgggggttgccctgacccaggtgcaggacctcacacttggtcttgttgaacttcatgaggttcacatgggcccattcctcaagcctgtcaaggtccctctggatggcatcccttccctctagtTTATCAACTGTCCTAcccagcttgatgtcatctgcaaacttgctgagggtggaCTCCatcccactgtctatgtcattaataaagatattaaatagtaTTGGACCCTTGAGGGATACCACTTGTTACTGGTTTCCACTTgaacattgagccattgactgtAAGTCTTTGGACAGGGCTCTCCAGCTAATTCCTTATCCATCTAATAATCCATGCGTCaaacccatatctctccagtttaatGGCCAGAATGTTGCCGAGGACAGTGTCAAAGGTCTTACAGAAGTCCACATAGATGACATCCGTaactcttcccttgtccactgatgctGTCgctccatcatagaaggccactaggttggtcaggcatgatttgcccttgTTGAAGctatgctggctgtctcaaatcaccaCTCTGTCCTCCATATGCTTCAACATATGTTCCAGGAGGATATGTTacatgatcttcccaggcacggaggtgagactgactggtAGCTGCCCAAGTCCTctttgttaactttttttttaaatggatgcAATATTCCCTTTTCTTCAGTTACTAGAACAGCTCACAAGGAGTAATGCAGCAGTGAGTGAAAGCTATGGAGCATCCAGTAGCTTtaggagcagagcagccaagAGCAAGCTATAGGTATAGGAGAGAGCCATATAGACTAGATAGAGTGGGCTGGACTTTGGCAGACAGCAgtgctgaacatgagccagcagagtgCCCTGGCAAGCAAAGGTAGCCAACAGCTTCCTGGGTTGGATTAAAAGGAGCATAAACAGTAAATTGAGGAAATAATTCTTCCTTGCTACTCAACACTCACTAGACCACCTCTAGACTACCATATCCAGTTTTGGGCCCTCATCCCCCCCAatacaagaaaggcattgacAAACTGGAGTGAGTTCAGCAGAAGGCCATCAAGATGGTCAGGGGGCTGGAGTGCTTGccctatgaggagaggctgaaggaatggggcttgttcagcctggagaagagaaggcttcaggggGCCCTAACAGCAGCCTTCCAACATCCATGAGGAGATCAtcaagaagatggagccaggctcctCATAGAGCTGCATGGTGGGAGGATGAGAGCTAATGGGCATACACTGAAACcagagaggttcagactggatgactggataaaaggaaaaactttttcatcATGAGGAcagtcaagcattggaacaggctgcccagagagttTATATAGTCTGTCCTTGAAGATTTTCGGTACTTGACTAAAAACCCTGAGTAACCTGGTCTGACCTCATAGTTGAATGATTTGAACAGGATGTTGGACTAGAGACACCATAGCATCATAGCATAACTGAAGTGACACATCACCTCTAGAGACTGTCTAGTTGAACCACCCGTGCTCAAGCAGGGTCTACTAGAACAGGTTGTCTAGGACTGTGTCCGGTTGTATTTTGAATATCTTTAAGGgtcatagaatcttagaatggtttgggatggaaccttaaagatccatgggcagggatgcctcccactagaccacgctgctcaaggccccatccaacctggccttgaacacttccagggagggggcatccacaacttccctgggcaacctgtgccgggGCCTgaccaccctcattgtgaagaatttcttcctaatgtctaatctaaatcttcaccctaccaatttaaagccattcccccttgtcctatcaccacatgcccttgtaaaaagtccctctccagctttcttgtaggcccctttcaggtactggaaggttgctgtaaatctcctcagagccttctcttctccaggctgaacaactccaactctctctgcctgtcttcaTGGCAGAGGTTCTCaaaccctctgatcatcttcatggccctcctctggactgttccaagagttccatatgcttcttatgtCGAGgacagagctggacacagtactgcaggtggggtctcaagagagcagagtagagggacagatgatgcagcccaggatatggttggccttctgggctgtgaacgcatgttgccagctcatgttgagcgTTTCACCAATCaccacccccaagtccttctctgcagggctgctttcaatcacatcatcccccatcctgtactgaaatcggggaatgtcccaacccaggtgtaggaccttgcaattagccttgttgaatctcatgaggttcacacaggcccagttctccagcctgggcaacctgttccagtgtctcactactctcatggtgaaaaaattcatccttatatctagtcttaATCtatccctctccagtttgtacccattcccccttgtcctatcaccacacgcctttatgaatagcccctctccagctttcttgtaggcccccttcaggtactacaagtcgctataagatcttctctgagccttctcttctccaggttgaacaagcccaactctctcagcctgtcctcatatgggaggtgctccagccctccgatcatctttgtagccctcctctggacctgttccaacagctccatatccttcttatgttgcggattccagaaatggacacagtattccagataacgtctcacaagagcagagtagaggggcagaatcctctcccttgacctgctgtccACTCtccttttcatgcagcccaggatatggttggccttctgggctctgagcacacattgcaggctcatgtcaagcttctcatcaaccagcacccccaagtccttttctgcagggcagctctcaatcacatcatcctccatcatgtactgaaaatggggattgccctgacccaggtgtacgactttacacttggccttgttgaacctcatgagattcacacaggcccacttctccagcctgtccaggtccctctggatgacatcccgtccttccgatgtggcaactgcaccactcagcttggtgttatctgcagacttgctgagagtgcactcaatctcactgtcaatatcattgataaaggtattaaacagcaccggtcccagtacggacccctgagggacaccactggtcacacatctccatctggactttgagccactactctttgaatacaaccatccaaccagtttcttatccatcaTACTGTCCACCCACCGaatccatttctctccaatttagagagaaggatgttgtgggggaccgcGTCAAGGGCTTTACacaagtccagatagatgacatccattgcttttcccgtGTTCACTGCTGTGGTCACCCCGTCATAGAAATCCACtgggttggtcaggcaggacttgcccttggtgaagccatgctggctgtctcgaATCACCCCCCTGTTCTGAATATTtctaaggatggagactccaaaCCTTTCTGTACTACATGTTCTGGTATTCAatcccatcctcacaggaaaaacgTGTTTTCTTGGATTTAAGtggaattttctgtatttccgtttgtgcccattgcctcttttcctgtctctgGGCActactgaaaagagcctggctccatcctctttACATGCTCCCATCAGGTATTTATATGTATCTGTAAGATTACCCTGATCTGTCTCTTCTCTCAGTCTCTCCACATATGTCAGATGTTCCAGTCCCTGGTGAGAGCTCATATTTTCCCCCTGTAGACTCAATTTGAAGTAATGCAATGGGTATACCTTTATGCTAGCAGTAATTATCTGTGAAGGGAAGGCTTTACTTGTGTTTCTTATGTGTAGTTACTCATTCAGCTGGGTTTACTACATGGATGACAATACTGatgttctgttttgcttttgtaattaTTACTTTaggttcatttaaaaaaattattactgttCCATAACTTGTAGACATTAATCATTTTGCAGCATGTTTATAACagagaaaatgtcagtgaatTAGACCATCCAAATGTTTGatgttattgttttcttctttgggtATTACTACAGGCACAGCTGATTGCACAGTCTATAGGTCAAGCATTTAGCATGGCCTACCAGGAATTTCTAAGGGCAAATGGAATCAATTTGGAAGACCTAAGCCAGAAGGAACATAGTGACTTGCTCAATTCCTGGGACATTTACAATGATGACTTGATTCATTTTTCCAAATCTGAAAACTGCAAAGATGTatgtctctgcttttttttttccataacacCATTAAGCTTGCGTATCCTGAGTTCAGGCCTGTACTGGCAACAATTAGAAAGCTATTAGTGCTTCCAATAAATAACCTCACTGAGATAATTTCTGTCCTTCCCAGTAGGTTTATCCTGTGGGCAATTCTGTTTTAAGAGCAAGCAGTGAACCCTGAATTTATCATTAGATGAATGTTTTACTGTCTCTGTGTGTTCTTTTTACCAAACAGTTTTCACATTTGAGACATTACGTCAGTGAAGTGAATATACAGTAGAGAGTATAAAATTTTTGGAGGCACTGACATTGATAAAAGTGGTTGAGCCCAGGTTTTAAAAGGTTATAtatttgctgctggttttgttaaTAAAGATGAAGTAGCGTAACACTGGAGCATGCGGGCAATTTTTTCCAAAAACACAGTCACATGAACTTAAAATTCCTCCCTGACTTAGTTCTGTCCACCCAAGTCCATTACGCCAGGGTTTCTTCTATACCAGCCCCCTCCAACCATGTGAACAGATGAATTCTATTTGGGGGAGATTTTGAATTAAACAAAATCTCtagttttaatgttatttgaTGGTTGAAGGcatttaaactgttttaaactATATACCCtattatgttttgcttttgaataagACATTTTGCAAATGAGTTTGTTTATATGGAAACATATGGGGGGGCATCATCAGTTTCATAGATgagaaaaaagcttttgtttcaaaCTCTCTTTCTTATGATTCAGGTTTacattgaaaagcaaaagggagAAATTCTAGGTGTACTGATTGTGGAATCTGGCTGGGGATCCATTTTGCCTACAGTTATCATAGCCAACATGATGCATGGAGGACCAGCAGAGAAGTCTGGGAAACTAAATATAGGGGACCAGATCATGTCAATTGATGTGACCAGTTTGGTTGGCTTACCACTCTCAACATGCCAGAGCATTATAAAGATACAGAGAACATTCCTGAATATTACGTTTTAAAACCTTTATTGGAGTAGTGGGAGACAAAAAAGTATAGAACTATTTGTTGTTTGTTAATTCTGTTCTTGCACATTTTATAACAGTTTCCTTTTGTTGACCTTAAAGTAGAGGGCAAATTCTGTTTTACCTGTTTTCTGAGCCCTAAGAAGTGAGCTATGCATTTAGCTGCTTAGAACTGGGCATGGTGCAGGACTTCAGATCCCAAGGGATTATTTGGATCCAAAAGGAAGATGTCTGTTACTATCTGGAGGCAACTAAACTTCACAGGACAGTCTGAGACATAGGTGCCTAAAATCTGCATTGGTGCAATTTTAGCCATTTAAATGATTCTTATGATCTACTTCCCAGAGAACtgagtcatttttttaaaagcttgtttttttaaaacatattttaactttttcaaaatctttgcatttaaaagaaaaattaagcctgtttattttctgtagaaacaCCTTGAGTGTATTGAAAAGTATAATGTTTCTTTGAACTTGGCTAAATGGTGGGATTTCTTAATTTGAAGAACTTTAATTGACATGAGACCATGTAAATGCAAAAAAGCAGGCGAGTCAACTGGAAATGAAGAGCCTATGGGGCAGATGCAACATACAAGACAATTGGTATTTAAACTTCAAAGTttcaggaggaggaaagatgCAGCCCTTGAAAATGTTGGAAGTTCAGCTAAATTGTCTTCTGGGTTACAGTCACTCACCACAGAACTGCTGCATATTTTAGCATGTAGAAATGCAATGTAATGCTATATATGACTATAGAAATCCTTTCATGTCCCTAGTGGTgttctgcagtaaaaaaatgtttgtttagtAATTCACAAAATAAGTCTCTCTTTGTTGCCCATGGATTCCTTTCTTAATGCTTCAACTAAAAAATTACTATAAAGATCTGATATTCTggtttctgaaaatgtaaacaCCATGTGCTGACAAGTAGTAGATATTTAAGTCTCTAAGACCAACCATTCTGGATTTAGTGAATTCAAATGATATCTTGTGAATGCAGTATATGaaaacaacacttttttttttttttttttttttttttttttttcctgaagcagaaaataaaccttAAGTATCTCTTTGCCAACCTCAGTGGAACAAAGCTCACCACCCTTCATGTTATCAGCTTTGTCATACTTGTTTTCTATCCCAtatcagttttatttgtaaaaactGATATATGCTTTTCTCATACAGATGGGCTTCTGCTGTGATGCATTAAGAATCTTCTGTActttctcaaaatgaaaacagtaaaaaagctagcttttctgtttcctgcctTTAGAGGCCTTTCTACTCCTTTTTCATGAATACATGAGGCTATTGCCAGAGGAACTGCTAGCCGTTTATCTTTTTGTTAAGAAGGTAGTCGATGCATCTAGAGCTGTTTATGTAACAGTCTTTGATAACATAAATGAACTCCCAAATAAAACATCAGTCTCCCAAGTATATATTTCAGTGTTGCAGAAATATGCTAAGATTGCAAACTTTTTTAGTATGATATAAGGACTTCTATGAAAAAGATAAGCATTTACAAACTGACAGATCTAGGAAGAAACTTTCCATATGTGATGGTTATTCCCTTATTGTATTATGCTACTTATGTCTTTTTCAGAAGTATCTGATGCTAACTATTATCAGAAACAGATTCAGGGACTGTGCAACTGTCATACCCAGGCAGTTAGAAACATTGACTTTTCATCCCAGCAGAATGTCAGTCTCAAGTCAGTACCAATTCTAGAGTTAGGCTCAACAAAATCAGCAGCAGTAAAATGCTTGTAGACACATCAGTATGTTACCTtagctgtaatatttttctgaatgaaatctTAATCTTGTTGAAGTCAGTGACAGGCAGCCCACTGTTTTCACTGGGACACATATTTCACTGTGAAAGAAATTCAAAAGCAGGCGTTGGAATTGATAAATGTTAACATGATTGAAGGTTGAAGCTACCATGCTCTCTACATAGCATCTATTTCCCATATAGGTTCTGTTTATTGAAGACTAAAGGTGTGTAAATGTAACATTTAGGAGTGTTGTGCATTTAGTTTTATATGttgtataaaaaaaagtaatctaaCATTGGAGTTGGATTTATTTACAAGAAGCAGCTCTGAATGTTTGAATATGTGTAATGGGCAGACTCTATAATTATCTCCTCTTTTATGTTTgggttttccttctttatttagTTCTTCTGATAGCAAAGATTTAATGGTGAATGTGATGAATCCAGTTTAGAAGGGAAGGGTAATGTAAATGTGAATATTGCTTATACAAGGACTTGATGTTTACATTGCAGAATTGAATATAACTGCACCAGGAATGTCACTTATTTGTATCTATCTGTCTTAGctgcatattttaaatttaatttcccAGCCAGAATGTTTGGCAGTTGGCCAACTACATAGacctgctttttatttcctttgcttcctttaGAACCATAGTTTGTGTTCTCAAATGAAGAAATTGCTAACAGGAAGCTAGATTTCTTAAAGAAACCACATCAGCTTCTTGAGTAGAAGAGGTTTATACTGCATCATTCAATTCCCTGAGCATCCTGTTGCTTATGTCTGGTATTCAGGAATCCTGTTTCATAATGATACCCTCAAAGAACTGCTTATTCAGGACTATTCCCATGTTAACATTCTAAGTATTGGTTTTCCTAATGCTCATGTTAAATTGTTTCACTCCATCTTTGTCAGCATTTTTCATGGTGCTGGTTATTTTTTGCAGGGTTTGAAAAACGAAGCCCAAGTTAAACTGAATGTAGTTAGATGTCCTCCGGTAACCACAGTCTTGATCAGGAGACCTGACCTCAGATACCAGTTAGGCTTCAGTGTACAGAATGGAATTGTAAGTAGCTTCCAGACCTTCTGGTGAtgcttttacatattttaaagtttacatatgtaattaattgtattttttccctcactGCAGCAGGGGCTCAGTACGCATtttaagtcatagaatcatatgaTATGAAAGCTGAACTGGTCAAAGTTATTTATCTGTCTTTCTTTCCCAGTCAAAAGTAGGGAAAGAAACTTTATTTCATAGCTTTAGAATCAATCAGAGGAGTAAAAAGACTAGTTTAGGTTGAAGAAACAAAAGTGTATGGAGAAGGCTGCTTTCAGTCTATCATTTGTCTCTGACCAAACCATTGTATATGGTCTCAAAAGAAAGAGTCTGTTTGATTCTCTCTTAATGCAAAGCTTATGCACTTTGAACTTTTTGTAAACTATGGTTCTACATACACCCTTAAATTTTCAAATCATTAAGTAAAAAGTATAATATAGATAGCTTTTGGTGGAtggtttcttttgcttttggaagAGAATGCATAATACTTGATTGCTAATAAGTGGTACTTTGAATCACTGATTCGCTACATTTTAGACTTTGTTGCAAATACATGTGTTTAAATACTGAATTATCGTTTGTGATCAAAAGCCTCTGTTCCATATCAAAATTGTGATAATTTTGTCCTTTCCCTTCCAGATCTGTAGCCTTATGAGAGGAGGTATAGCAGAGCGAGGAGGAGTGCAAGTTGGCCATCGTATCATTGAAATCAATGGGCAAAGTGTTGTAGCAACACCTCATGAGAAAATTGTTCACATTCTCTCAAATTCTGTTGGTGAGGTAGGAGCAAGCAGTGTGTCTAGAGAGTATTGCATATTTCAACACTATTGCCTCTTTTGGATTGTTACTGTTCAAAAGTAAATACTAGAAGTGAGAGTGAGAACCACCaagatttttcttattattgaAGTGCCCACAACTTTAGATAAAATTGAGATGCTTGGTAGATACTCAACACCTTAGAGAATCGTTTTCCCCTAAATCTTAGTATGGATATAAAAATTCTCAggctttccttttcccttctgttctaTGTTACCTCAGTTAGTTTCTTCCCTAGTGCTCCCCAGGCTATTAACACTCATGAGTTTGGTAGCATGACTAATAGTATTGCTTAACATGTCTTATTGCCTCCTGGATTCATATGAAGACCATGCCAGCTGCTGTGTACAGACTGTTGACTGCGCAAGAGCAACCAGTTTATATCTAAGGCTGACACTTCACCTTCAAATCATGCATGAAGTATAGTTTTCCTCATTACTGCTTCTGTTCCTAGTGCTGCATTTGTGTCTGCAGATACATTTCTCTCTCCCCAACATTTGCTGTGTATagagggggagggaaaataTAGCCATGAGACTTTTCGGTTGCATCTCTATACAAGTAAAACTTTATGCGACTCCATACACTGAGTAAACAGCAGCAGTAGCGGTGTCTATGGTAAGATTCACAAAAAGACTTACTTGCCTATGAAGAATGAATAACTGATGCTGTCATAAAACCCTTTGTTCAAATGTACAActtttaaattctg
This genomic window contains:
- the LOC128850195 gene encoding LOW QUALITY PROTEIN: amyloid-beta A4 precursor protein-binding family A member 1-like (The sequence of the model RefSeq protein was modified relative to this genomic sequence to represent the inferred CDS: substituted 1 base at 1 genomic stop codon): MVAVGVSPTPANTFLAYLAIIVNNSISLSPDSSSPWGAEPNRQHHQDVCSTAETSTNKEARKSLASFPTYVEVPGPCDPEDLIDGIIFAANCLGSTQLLSDKTPSKNVRMMQAQEAVSRIKMAQKLFKGRKKAPEGESRSVTEVDLFISMQRIKVLNADTQETMMDHLLRTISYIADIGNIVVLMARRQMLXSNSRDNVEVSHPSQDGKRQYKIICHVFESEDAQLIAQSIGQAFSMAYQEFLRANGINLEDLSQKEHSDLLNSWDIYNDDLIHFSKSENCKDVYIEKQKGEILGVLIVESGWGSILPTVIIANMMHGGPAEKSGKLNIGDQIMSIDVTSLVGLPLSTCQSIIKGLKNEAQVKLNVVRCPPVTTVLIRRPDLRYQLGFSVQNGIICSLMRGGIAERGGVQVGHRIIEINGQSVVATPHEKIVHILSNSVGEIHMKTMPAAVYRLLTAQEQPVYI